The Exiguobacterium sp. FSL W8-0210 genome includes a window with the following:
- a CDS encoding JAB domain-containing protein, whose protein sequence is MMLESVVEVVRIVQETKIRKGRIATPISSPNDVANLASFYIGDEDREVLLVIGLSTKNKINMVNRAHMGSLSSSIVTPREVFKPLILNNCASFVICHNHPSADLRPSHEDIQLTKRFAEVGELMGIKLLDHLIVNNETGFLSLKSEGLF, encoded by the coding sequence ATGATGCTAGAGTCAGTCGTAGAAGTAGTTAGAATTGTTCAAGAAACTAAGATTCGAAAAGGGCGAATTGCTACTCCAATTAGTAGCCCTAACGACGTCGCAAATTTAGCTTCGTTTTATATCGGTGATGAAGATCGCGAAGTTCTACTAGTAATCGGTTTAAGCACTAAGAATAAAATCAATATGGTTAACAGAGCGCATATGGGATCGCTTAGTTCTTCGATTGTTACGCCCAGAGAGGTTTTCAAACCTCTTATTCTTAATAACTGTGCTTCATTTGTAATCTGTCATAACCATCCGAGCGCCGATTTAAGACCTAGTCATGAAGACATTCAGTTAACTAAACGATTTGCTGAAGTTGGAGAATTGATGGGTATCAAATTGCTCGATCATTTGATTGTAAATAATGAGACAGGCTTCCTTTCATTAAAATCTGAAGGATTGTTCTAA